The proteins below are encoded in one region of Aequorivita iocasae:
- the atpH gene encoding ATP synthase F1 subunit delta — translation MSRAAIRYAKAILQKANENNTEAVVFGDMQSVYNTIEGSRELQAVLQSPVIKANDKKQALLKIFSGQSETTHSLINILVDNKRTSLLGNVAKSYVDLYNDEQGVKVATVITAVPLSSELESKVMAKVKQLTGSEKVTLKNEVDPAIIGGFILRVGDIQYNASIANQFGNLKREFSKSI, via the coding sequence ATGAGCAGAGCAGCGATACGATACGCAAAAGCAATCTTGCAGAAAGCAAACGAAAACAACACAGAAGCTGTTGTTTTTGGCGATATGCAATCTGTTTACAACACAATTGAAGGCAGCCGAGAGTTGCAAGCCGTACTTCAAAGTCCGGTAATTAAGGCCAATGACAAAAAGCAGGCTTTGCTGAAAATTTTTAGCGGGCAATCTGAAACTACGCATTCGCTTATCAATATTTTGGTTGACAATAAACGTACTTCCTTATTAGGAAATGTAGCAAAAAGCTATGTTGATCTTTATAATGACGAACAAGGTGTAAAAGTTGCAACCGTTATAACGGCAGTACCACTTTCTTCCGAATTGGAAAGTAAGGTTATGGCTAAGGTAAAGCAATTGACCGGAAGCGAAAAAGTAACGCTTAAAAACGAAGTTGACCCAGCAATTATTGGAGGATTTATCCTTCGCGTTGGCGATATTCAATATAACGCGAGCATCGCGAACCAATTTGGAAATTTAAAAAGAGAATTCAGTAAATCAATATAA
- a CDS encoding F0F1 ATP synthase subunit B yields the protein MEKLVNDFSFGLFFWQIIIFVLLLLLLRKFAWKPILNAVNEREEGIKNALDSAEKAKLEMQNLQADNEKLLQEARSEREVMLKEAREIKAKMIADAKEEAKGEADKMVAHAQAAIESEKKSAIAELKQQVASLSLEIAEKVVKHELSDKDKQLKLVDEMLGEAKLN from the coding sequence ATGGAAAAATTAGTTAACGACTTTTCATTCGGACTTTTCTTCTGGCAAATCATCATTTTTGTGCTGTTGCTTTTGTTGCTGCGCAAATTTGCTTGGAAACCTATTTTGAATGCTGTTAATGAGCGTGAAGAAGGAATTAAAAATGCATTGGATTCTGCTGAAAAAGCAAAATTGGAAATGCAAAACCTTCAAGCTGACAACGAAAAACTTTTGCAAGAAGCCCGTTCTGAACGCGAAGTAATGTTGAAGGAGGCCCGTGAAATCAAAGCAAAAATGATTGCCGACGCAAAAGAAGAAGCCAAAGGCGAAGCAGACAAAATGGTTGCGCACGCACAAGCAGCAATTGAAAGTGAAAAAAAATCAGCTATTGCAGAGTTGAAACAACAAGTGGCAAGCCTTTCTTTGGAAATTGCCGAGAAAGTAGTAAAACACGAACTTTCTGATAAAGACAAGCAATTAAAGCTTGTAGATGAAATGTTGGGCGAAGCCAAATTAAACTAA
- the atpE gene encoding ATP synthase F0 subunit C — translation MTIPTIVGAGLAVIGAGIGIGMIGGKAMEAIARQPEAYGKIQTAMLIAAALIEGIGFAAIFAG, via the coding sequence ATGACAATTCCAACTATTGTAGGAGCAGGTTTAGCAGTAATCGGTGCCGGTATCGGTATCGGTATGATTGGTGGGAAAGCTATGGAAGCTATCGCACGTCAGCCTGAGGCTTATGGAAAAATTCAAACAGCAATGCTTATTGCAGCGGCGCTTATTGAAGGTATTGGTTTCGCCGCGATTTTCGCAGGGTAA
- the atpB gene encoding F0F1 ATP synthase subunit A has product MYFCTDFKDTVICSEMQRKTLVRLLSVLLFIGSFSAVAQDEHTEEAKEILPEGKTKKEEIKEFINHHLMDSHDFNFFGSTDDETGETHHYGFPLPVILWDEGLHTFMSSEFHHGENVVESNGNYYKLYHSKIYRTDADGTINYDESHHPTNVRPLDLSITKSVVMMLVTGLLLIWLFSSLAKSYAKNGSIPRGIGRFFEPIVLYIRDDIAIANIGENKYKKYMPFLLTVFFFIWFLNMFGLTPLGVNVTGNIAVTTALAIIVFLITTFTGTKDYWKHIFDPLGDGMPWAGKILIYIILVPIEILGLFIKPFALLIRLYANMTAGHVVLMSLIGLIFIFKSWIGGPLSFGLSFAISLIELLVALLQAYIFTMLAALYFGFASETHAEHEAHEGEVQHL; this is encoded by the coding sequence ATGTATTTTTGCACCGATTTTAAGGACACCGTTATTTGTTCAGAGATGCAAAGAAAAACATTGGTTAGATTACTTTCAGTTTTATTGTTTATTGGTTCTTTTTCAGCCGTAGCCCAAGACGAGCACACGGAGGAGGCAAAAGAAATTCTTCCAGAGGGCAAAACCAAGAAAGAGGAAATAAAGGAATTCATTAACCATCACTTGATGGATTCTCACGATTTTAATTTTTTTGGATCCACGGATGATGAGACGGGCGAAACCCACCATTACGGGTTTCCACTTCCTGTAATTCTTTGGGACGAAGGGCTTCACACGTTTATGTCTTCTGAATTTCATCATGGTGAAAACGTGGTTGAGTCAAACGGAAATTACTACAAACTTTACCATAGCAAAATCTACAGAACCGATGCCGATGGGACCATCAATTATGATGAATCGCACCACCCTACCAATGTTCGTCCGTTAGATCTTTCCATTACCAAAAGTGTTGTAATGATGTTGGTTACGGGGCTTTTGTTGATTTGGTTGTTTAGCAGCCTTGCCAAAAGCTACGCCAAAAACGGCAGCATTCCTCGTGGGATCGGTCGTTTCTTTGAGCCGATTGTGCTTTACATTCGTGATGATATTGCTATCGCAAACATTGGCGAGAATAAATACAAAAAATACATGCCGTTCCTATTGACCGTATTTTTCTTTATATGGTTTTTGAATATGTTCGGCCTAACCCCACTCGGGGTAAATGTTACTGGCAATATTGCAGTTACAACTGCTTTGGCAATTATCGTATTTTTGATAACCACTTTCACCGGAACCAAAGATTACTGGAAACACATTTTTGACCCACTTGGCGATGGAATGCCATGGGCAGGAAAAATATTGATTTATATCATCCTTGTTCCTATAGAAATTTTAGGATTGTTCATTAAACCTTTTGCGCTGCTTATACGTTTGTACGCAAACATGACAGCGGGTCACGTGGTATTGATGAGTTTGATCGGGTTGATATTTATTTTCAAAAGCTGGATCGGCGGACCATTGTCTTTCGGACTTTCGTTTGCCATTTCACTTATTGAATTATTGGTAGCATTGCTACAAGCGTATATTTTCACAATGTTGGCAGCTTTATACTTCGGTTTTGCAAGCGAAACGCACGCAGAGCACGAAGCACACGAAGGCGAAGTGCAGCATTTATAA
- a CDS encoding AtpZ/AtpI family protein, which yields MAEKKDNGLKHWAILSGIGIQMGVIIYLFVKLGQWLDGKYSDGGKTFLIICTLVGVAASLFLVIKQTNKLNS from the coding sequence ATGGCCGAAAAAAAAGATAATGGATTAAAACACTGGGCCATTCTGTCCGGTATCGGCATCCAGATGGGCGTTATCATCTATCTTTTTGTGAAATTAGGCCAATGGCTGGACGGCAAATATTCCGATGGCGGAAAAACTTTTCTTATAATCTGCACGCTGGTGGGCGTGGCCGCTTCGCTATTTTTGGTAATTAAACAAACCAATAAATTGAATTCCTAA
- a CDS encoding bactofilin family protein, producing the protein MFSDKKEKRIAAEPGSAQNRINEGTKLKGDVSSTGFFRIDGTVEGNVKTPSKVVLGKTGVIIGTLTCENADIEGRFEGNLQVSGTLSLRATAIIEGDVTVGKLAVEPGATMNASCVMQDGKSKSTPTSNHAPAENSKAHPFDRQQRMKKATVETDLDD; encoded by the coding sequence ATGTTTTCAGACAAAAAAGAAAAACGAATCGCTGCAGAACCGGGTTCTGCCCAAAATAGGATCAACGAAGGGACCAAATTAAAAGGTGATGTTTCCTCTACAGGATTTTTTAGAATTGACGGTACGGTGGAAGGTAACGTAAAAACCCCTTCAAAAGTTGTTTTGGGAAAAACGGGCGTTATTATAGGAACGCTTACCTGTGAGAATGCTGATATTGAAGGCAGATTTGAAGGCAATCTCCAAGTATCCGGAACCCTTTCTTTAAGGGCAACAGCAATCATTGAAGGCGATGTAACGGTTGGCAAACTGGCTGTTGAGCCAGGCGCCACAATGAATGCCTCTTGTGTGATGCAGGACGGTAAATCTAAAAGCACTCCAACCTCCAACCACGCCCCTGCGGAAAACTCCAAAGCACATCCATTTGATCGTCAACAGCGCATGAAAAAAGCAACTGTAGAGACCGATCTAGACGATTAA
- the porW gene encoding type IX secretion system periplasmic lipoprotein PorW/SprE, which yields MKGTYKITLFFLAVIFLAACSRKKNTFLNRNVHAVTTEYNTLYNGDMAFADAKEQLAYGFRDNFWEILPVERIEIEEREAEVKAPGAAKGEGAGGFNRAEEKAAKAIQKHSMYIDGKEYNPQIDEAYMLLGKARYYDGRFIPALDAFNFILDRYPTSNNINLAKVWKAKTNIRLKNEEYAIENLKKMFEQAELKEEEIADGAAMMAQAFINLDSLQPALEYIKMATENVNDKELKGRYTFIKGQIYNRLGEKDSANIAFDEVIAMNRKTSRAYMINAYLEKGKNFDYEKGDRIAFLELLQDLEKNRENRPFLDKIYNQFGDYYRNSDSINTAVKYYNKSIKAFRQDRILQAVNYQTLAEINFDNAKYKTAGAYYDSTLTFLEAKSRHWRRITKKRENLDDVIKYEDIATTNDSILKLSQMSEAEQLAFFTDYTTRLKEQAVRDSLEAVKVEQKIVNKEFYEKGKTAAGPNKGSTFYFYNTSTVAYGKGEFRKVWGDRNLEDNWRLSSKRSSLIDNDEEVADVAPIAENELYKPQTYIAQIPTDQKILDSLAKDRNFAYYQLGLIYKEKFKEYKLAANRLEKLLTYNPEERLVVPAKYNLVKIYEILENPSSADKYKNDVLTNHADTRYAEILRNPNSQLPTDESSPEFKYKQLYKEFEASKYAEVIQKADEYMMVYNGNDIVPKFELLKATAIGRQQGFEAYKKALNFVSLNYPSTDEGKQAQLIYSNTLPLLAIKDFVPEEGSDSWKLVYKFNTEEREEAQKLKEKLDKAINDFRYTNMVTSIDYYDPQTTLVIVHGLNTKMGARGLGEVLKERKEFKIKHPFFEISSPNYKIIQIHKNLDDYLQQDVTK from the coding sequence TTGAAGGGCACATATAAAATTACGCTATTTTTTCTCGCTGTTATTTTTTTGGCAGCTTGTTCTCGCAAAAAAAATACATTCCTTAACCGTAACGTTCATGCGGTAACCACCGAATATAACACACTGTACAATGGCGACATGGCTTTTGCCGATGCCAAAGAGCAATTGGCGTATGGATTTCGTGACAATTTTTGGGAAATACTTCCCGTGGAAAGAATTGAAATAGAGGAGCGCGAAGCAGAAGTAAAAGCCCCAGGTGCCGCTAAAGGCGAAGGGGCCGGAGGTTTTAACCGTGCTGAGGAAAAAGCCGCAAAGGCTATCCAGAAGCATTCCATGTACATTGACGGCAAGGAATACAACCCGCAGATTGACGAAGCCTATATGCTATTAGGAAAAGCACGTTACTACGACGGGCGTTTTATTCCTGCACTGGATGCTTTCAATTTTATTTTGGATCGCTATCCAACCAGCAATAATATTAATCTTGCGAAGGTGTGGAAAGCAAAGACAAACATTCGGCTGAAAAATGAGGAATACGCTATTGAAAACCTCAAAAAAATGTTTGAGCAGGCTGAATTGAAAGAAGAAGAAATTGCCGATGGCGCAGCAATGATGGCACAGGCGTTTATCAATCTTGATTCTTTGCAGCCAGCGTTGGAATACATTAAAATGGCAACTGAAAATGTAAATGACAAAGAGTTAAAAGGAAGATATACTTTTATAAAAGGTCAGATTTACAACCGTTTGGGTGAAAAAGACAGCGCAAATATTGCCTTTGATGAGGTTATTGCAATGAACCGCAAAACGTCTCGGGCTTATATGATCAATGCATATCTGGAAAAAGGGAAAAACTTTGACTACGAAAAAGGCGACCGAATAGCATTCTTGGAACTGTTGCAAGACCTTGAAAAAAATCGCGAAAACCGTCCCTTCTTGGATAAAATCTACAACCAGTTTGGTGATTATTACCGCAACAGTGACAGTATTAACACCGCTGTAAAATATTACAACAAATCTATTAAAGCTTTTAGACAAGATAGGATTCTTCAGGCTGTAAACTATCAAACCCTTGCAGAAATCAACTTTGACAATGCAAAATATAAAACTGCAGGAGCTTATTATGACAGTACGCTTACTTTTCTTGAGGCGAAAAGCCGCCATTGGAGGCGTATTACCAAAAAGCGTGAAAACCTAGATGATGTTATCAAGTATGAAGACATAGCCACAACAAACGACAGCATCCTGAAACTTTCACAAATGAGCGAGGCCGAACAGCTAGCCTTCTTCACTGATTATACAACACGGCTGAAGGAACAGGCGGTAAGAGATTCTTTGGAAGCAGTTAAAGTTGAACAAAAAATTGTCAATAAAGAATTCTACGAAAAAGGAAAAACAGCCGCAGGCCCCAATAAAGGAAGCACATTTTACTTTTATAATACTTCCACGGTAGCTTATGGAAAAGGCGAATTCAGAAAAGTATGGGGAGACAGAAATCTAGAGGACAACTGGAGACTCTCGAGCAAAAGAAGTTCTTTGATTGATAATGATGAAGAAGTAGCCGACGTTGCACCTATAGCCGAAAACGAACTCTATAAACCTCAAACCTATATTGCACAAATTCCAACTGATCAAAAAATACTTGACAGCTTGGCAAAAGACAGAAACTTTGCTTACTATCAATTGGGACTGATTTACAAAGAAAAATTCAAGGAATACAAGCTTGCGGCAAATAGACTAGAAAAACTGCTTACCTACAATCCCGAAGAACGATTGGTAGTACCCGCAAAATACAATTTGGTGAAGATTTATGAAATCTTAGAAAATCCTTCATCTGCCGATAAATACAAGAATGATGTATTGACCAACCATGCCGACACTCGCTATGCTGAAATTCTTCGCAATCCCAACTCACAATTGCCAACCGATGAATCCAGCCCTGAATTTAAATACAAACAACTATACAAAGAATTTGAAGCCTCAAAATATGCCGAAGTTATTCAAAAAGCAGATGAATACATGATGGTATATAACGGCAACGATATCGTTCCAAAATTTGAATTGCTGAAAGCTACCGCCATTGGCCGCCAACAGGGTTTCGAAGCTTATAAAAAAGCTTTGAACTTTGTTTCACTTAACTATCCAAGTACCGATGAGGGCAAACAGGCACAGCTTATTTACAGCAACACATTGCCGTTGCTTGCAATAAAGGATTTTGTGCCCGAAGAAGGAAGCGATAGTTGGAAATTGGTTTATAAATTCAACACTGAAGAAAGAGAAGAAGCACAAAAATTAAAAGAAAAGCTGGATAAGGCCATAAATGATTTCCGGTACACAAATATGGTAACTTCCATAGATTATTACGATCCACAAACTACACTGGTAATTGTCCACGGGCTGAACACTAAAATGGGCGCACGCGGTTTGGGTGAGGTTTTAAAAGAAAGAAAAGAGTTTAAAATAAAACATCCATTTTTTGAAATTTCATCTCCAAATTATAAAATCATCCAAATCCATAAAAACCTGGACGATTATTTACAGCAAGATGTAACTAAATAA
- a CDS encoding ferredoxin--NADP reductase, with product MSEFHALTVSEVKRETPNAVSITFSVPENLKKTFAFKAGQYITIKHEKDGKQLRRAYSLCSSPKSGILKVAVKKVDKGSFSIYANTKLQAGDTLQVMPPTGKFILEPNLKNYVAFAAGSGITPILSLIKCTLEEMPQSTFLLVFGNRNQEETMFYNEILELQRQFPNRFTAEFVFSRKEEENAKFGRIDRSIVNFFLKNKYKNTTYESFYLCGPEEMIDEVSATLKHNGINSKQIHHELFSTAEKGLLVEKHDGNTSIIVMLDDEEEIFEMPQTKSILEAALDEGLDPPYSCQGGICSTCIARLKEGKAEMRKNQILTESEIADGLILTCQAHPTSPKVVVDYDDV from the coding sequence ATGAGCGAATTTCACGCGCTTACCGTTTCCGAAGTAAAAAGAGAAACACCAAACGCCGTTTCCATTACTTTTAGCGTACCAGAAAATCTTAAGAAAACCTTCGCCTTTAAGGCCGGGCAATACATTACCATAAAACATGAAAAGGATGGAAAACAGCTACGCCGGGCGTATTCCTTATGTTCTTCACCAAAAAGTGGCATCCTAAAAGTTGCTGTTAAAAAGGTAGATAAAGGAAGTTTTTCAATCTATGCAAATACAAAATTGCAAGCGGGCGATACCCTGCAAGTAATGCCTCCCACGGGGAAATTCATTTTAGAGCCAAACTTAAAAAACTATGTGGCTTTTGCTGCCGGAAGTGGTATAACGCCAATACTTTCTTTGATTAAATGTACTTTGGAAGAAATGCCGCAGAGTACTTTTCTATTGGTTTTTGGCAATAGAAATCAGGAAGAAACAATGTTTTACAATGAAATTTTAGAGCTTCAGAGACAATTTCCAAATCGTTTTACAGCTGAATTTGTTTTCAGCAGGAAGGAAGAAGAAAATGCTAAATTTGGAAGAATTGATCGCTCTATTGTAAACTTTTTTCTGAAGAATAAATATAAAAATACTACATACGAATCCTTTTACCTATGCGGACCGGAGGAAATGATCGATGAAGTTTCGGCAACGCTGAAGCATAATGGTATTAATTCAAAACAAATTCACCACGAGCTTTTTTCCACCGCCGAAAAAGGACTTTTGGTCGAAAAACACGACGGTAACACAAGCATTATCGTTATGCTGGATGACGAAGAGGAGATCTTTGAAATGCCACAGACTAAATCCATTCTTGAAGCAGCGTTGGACGAAGGTTTGGATCCTCCATATTCTTGCCAAGGCGGAATTTGCAGTACCTGCATTGCCCGTTTAAAAGAAGGAAAAGCCGAAATGCGCAAAAACCAAATTTTAACCGAATCTGAAATTGCGGATGGATTGATACTTACCTGCCAAGCGCATCCCACTTCACCAAAAGTAGTTGTGGATTACGACGATGTGTAG
- a CDS encoding glycosyltransferase family 9 protein encodes MEKPTHILVIRLSAMGDVAMTVPVLSVLAQTYPNVKITVLSRPFFKPFFEEIPNLDFLEADVYGEHRGFGLVKLANEAKDLGIDAVADLHNVIRSKIITKYLKFKGIKTATIDKGRAEKKALIAAKGENISQLKSTHQRYADVFEKLGFTIDLKQFTPPPQKRLGPKLNGLIGVEPKKIIGIAPFAAHQSKMYPLSLMAEVIRKLDESDKYRIFLFGGGKKEIELLKKLENPFANVTNVAGKLTFEEELALISNLDLMLSMDSGNGHLAAMYGVPVVTLWGVTHPFAGFVPFNQPEKNQLMADREKYPLIPTSIYGNKFPTGYEEVMKTISPAIVLKKINQVLM; translated from the coding sequence ATGGAAAAACCCACCCACATATTGGTAATCCGCCTCTCCGCAATGGGCGATGTAGCTATGACCGTGCCCGTACTTAGCGTTTTGGCGCAAACCTATCCAAACGTAAAAATCACTGTACTTTCCCGACCCTTTTTTAAACCTTTTTTTGAAGAAATCCCCAATCTAGATTTTTTGGAAGCTGATGTGTATGGGGAACACAGAGGTTTCGGCTTGGTTAAACTGGCTAACGAAGCCAAAGATTTGGGAATTGATGCCGTAGCAGATCTTCACAATGTAATCCGTTCCAAAATAATTACGAAATATTTAAAGTTTAAAGGAATTAAAACGGCCACTATTGATAAAGGCAGAGCTGAGAAGAAAGCATTGATAGCTGCCAAAGGCGAAAATATTTCTCAATTAAAAAGCACACACCAGCGCTACGCCGATGTTTTTGAAAAGCTCGGTTTTACTATTGATTTAAAACAATTTACCCCCCCACCACAAAAAAGGTTGGGTCCAAAACTTAATGGGCTTATAGGCGTTGAGCCGAAAAAAATAATCGGCATCGCTCCTTTTGCTGCCCACCAAAGCAAAATGTATCCTTTAAGTTTAATGGCTGAGGTAATCCGCAAATTGGATGAATCTGACAAATACCGAATCTTTCTTTTCGGCGGCGGAAAGAAAGAAATTGAACTTCTTAAAAAGCTCGAAAACCCTTTCGCAAACGTTACCAACGTTGCCGGAAAACTTACTTTTGAAGAAGAACTTGCTTTAATTTCAAACCTAGACTTAATGCTTTCCATGGATAGCGGTAACGGGCATTTAGCGGCTATGTACGGTGTCCCGGTAGTTACATTGTGGGGCGTGACGCACCCATTTGCGGGATTTGTACCTTTTAATCAGCCAGAAAAAAATCAATTAATGGCTGACAGAGAAAAATATCCATTAATTCCAACTTCTATTTACGGCAACAAGTTTCCAACCGGTTATGAGGAAGTAATGAAGACGATTTCTCCAGCAATAGTGTTAAAAAAAATAAATCAGGTTTTAATGTAA
- a CDS encoding DUF4254 domain-containing protein, with protein sequence MFSDKANKIFAEVINKYHEINTVDQPFSNPYDKDSQLIEHLLYRKCWIDTVQWHYEDIIRDPNIDPVAALKLKRQIDASNQDRTDMVEYIDSYFLEKFKHVKVKDNATINTESPAWGIDRLSILALKVYHMNEEATRIDASQEHLMACKAKLNILLEQRVDLSTAINQLLDDIAHGRKYMKVYKQMKMYNDDELNPVLRGKK encoded by the coding sequence ATGTTTAGCGACAAAGCCAACAAAATCTTCGCAGAAGTCATAAATAAGTACCACGAGATAAACACCGTGGACCAACCTTTCAGCAATCCATACGATAAGGACAGCCAATTGATTGAACACTTGTTATACCGAAAATGCTGGATAGACACGGTGCAATGGCATTATGAAGACATAATCCGCGACCCGAATATTGATCCCGTTGCAGCCTTAAAATTGAAGCGCCAAATAGACGCTTCCAATCAGGATCGTACCGATATGGTGGAATATATTGACAGTTATTTCCTCGAAAAATTTAAACACGTAAAGGTGAAGGATAACGCGACCATCAACACCGAAAGTCCTGCGTGGGGAATTGATAGACTTTCCATTTTAGCTTTAAAAGTATATCATATGAACGAGGAAGCTACTCGTATAGATGCTTCCCAGGAACATTTGATGGCTTGCAAAGCAAAGTTGAATATTTTGCTGGAACAACGTGTAGATTTAAGCACCGCCATTAATCAATTGCTGGACGATATTGCCCACGGGAGAAAGTATATGAAAGTTTATAAGCAGATGAAAATGTACAACGACGACGAGCTAAATCCAGTGCTTCGCGGTAAAAAATAA
- a CDS encoding DNA adenine methylase — protein MNYIGSKHKLSSFIFETVSDVCGKELSNKTFCDLFAGTGIVGRNFKPHVKQVIANDVEYYSFVLNRNYIGNQTLFDYDEFIIELNNLKGKKGFIFENYSENGKAGRNYFTAENGQKIDAVRLQIEVWKKASQISEEQYFFLLTSLLESADKVANTASVYGAYLKHIKTSASKKLVIKPAIFQQSENSHQVFQQDSNELIKKIKGDILYLDPPYNARQYGANYHLLNTIAKYDTFVPKGKTGLRDYYKSDWCRTGEVLKSFEELIENAEFPYIFLSYNNEGLMGQKEVQTVMERFGKYTLKTKKYQRFKADKTENRNHKASETFEYLHILEKQ, from the coding sequence ATGAACTATATAGGCTCCAAACACAAACTCTCCAGCTTTATTTTTGAAACGGTTAGCGACGTCTGCGGAAAAGAGCTATCAAACAAAACTTTCTGCGATCTTTTTGCGGGAACGGGCATTGTGGGCCGAAACTTCAAACCACACGTAAAACAAGTTATAGCAAATGATGTAGAGTATTACAGTTTTGTGCTGAACAGAAATTACATTGGTAACCAAACCCTCTTTGATTATGATGAATTTATAATTGAATTGAATAATCTAAAAGGGAAAAAAGGCTTCATTTTTGAGAACTATTCTGAAAATGGTAAAGCTGGAAGAAATTATTTTACTGCAGAAAATGGGCAAAAGATTGATGCAGTTCGGCTTCAGATTGAAGTTTGGAAAAAAGCCTCCCAAATTTCGGAAGAACAATATTTCTTTCTTCTAACCTCCCTTTTGGAAAGCGCTGATAAGGTTGCCAACACTGCTTCGGTTTATGGCGCATATTTAAAGCACATAAAAACTTCAGCATCAAAAAAACTTGTCATAAAGCCTGCTATTTTTCAACAATCCGAAAATTCGCATCAAGTATTTCAGCAGGACAGCAATGAGCTTATAAAGAAAATTAAAGGCGATATTCTCTATCTGGATCCGCCGTACAACGCGCGCCAATATGGCGCCAACTATCATTTGCTGAATACTATCGCAAAATATGATACCTTTGTGCCTAAGGGAAAAACGGGCCTGCGCGATTATTATAAAAGTGACTGGTGCAGGACCGGGGAAGTCCTTAAAAGTTTTGAGGAATTGATTGAAAATGCTGAGTTTCCATACATTTTTCTGAGTTACAACAACGAAGGATTGATGGGCCAAAAGGAAGTGCAAACGGTGATGGAACGCTTCGGAAAATATACGTTGAAAACCAAAAAATACCAACGTTTCAAAGCAGATAAAACCGAAAATCGAAATCATAAAGCCTCCGAAACTTTTGAATATTTACACATTTTAGAAAAACAATAA
- a CDS encoding DUF6427 family protein, whose translation MLTSFFGKSNPINYLILAVFIVAGYLLGAISQSEVFITPSLLLIHSLFIIVSVLTMLLLDFIIRKNQLTKNNTFAILFFTCFLVMLPIIFLQHQILLANVFLLLALRRIMSLRSDKNSEKKILDASFWISVASLFHFWSLLLFIPLWIAILQKPNSNYKQMLIPFTGFLAVIVINTAYQLLVNDTFLWFLSWKKDTSFEFSVYNSASILVPVTILLAFYIWTAIYRILKISKLPLKEKPSHLLLLYVSITTFFIALGAPEKTGAELLFILAPVAIISANYIESSGEKNYREKDAAEFWFKEIMLWVVVVLPFIFLLL comes from the coding sequence ATGTTAACAAGCTTTTTTGGAAAATCTAACCCGATAAACTATTTAATTCTCGCTGTTTTCATTGTTGCAGGTTATTTACTGGGAGCAATTTCACAAAGTGAAGTTTTTATTACGCCTTCCTTATTGCTAATCCATTCACTTTTTATAATTGTCAGTGTGCTGACTATGTTGCTGTTGGATTTTATTATTAGAAAAAACCAGCTTACCAAAAACAATACTTTTGCAATTCTTTTTTTTACATGTTTTCTTGTAATGCTGCCAATTATTTTTCTGCAACACCAAATCCTGTTGGCAAATGTTTTTCTTCTATTGGCACTGCGAAGAATAATGAGTTTGCGGAGCGATAAGAATTCAGAAAAAAAAATACTCGATGCAAGCTTTTGGATTAGCGTGGCCTCACTCTTCCATTTTTGGAGCTTACTATTATTCATCCCTCTTTGGATTGCAATATTGCAAAAACCCAATTCAAACTACAAACAAATGCTCATTCCTTTTACAGGCTTTTTGGCGGTTATTGTTATAAATACTGCGTATCAATTGCTTGTGAATGATACTTTTTTATGGTTTTTAAGTTGGAAAAAGGACACAAGTTTTGAGTTTTCAGTTTATAACTCGGCCTCAATTTTGGTTCCTGTAACCATTCTTTTAGCTTTTTACATTTGGACTGCAATTTATCGAATTTTGAAAATTTCAAAACTTCCTTTAAAAGAAAAGCCCAGTCATCTTTTATTGTTGTATGTTAGTATAACCACCTTTTTCATAGCATTGGGAGCACCCGAAAAAACAGGTGCCGAGCTGCTTTTTATATTGGCGCCGGTTGCTATTATTAGCGCCAATTATATTGAAAGCTCAGGGGAGAAAAATTACCGCGAAAAAGATGCTGCTGAATTTTGGTTTAAGGAAATTATGCTTTGGGTAGTAGTGGTATTGCCTTTCATTTTTCTTTTGTTATGA
- a CDS encoding DUF6341 family protein, with amino-acid sequence MTWKGFWEGIASLFEDFLFIPYDALMKLELDSWWLANIVSWIFLLIGAVAFIYWLGKLKDFNENTESTYTFDENP; translated from the coding sequence ATGACTTGGAAAGGTTTTTGGGAAGGAATAGCTTCCCTTTTTGAAGATTTTCTTTTTATCCCTTACGATGCCTTGATGAAGCTTGAGCTAGATAGCTGGTGGCTTGCAAACATTGTTTCATGGATATTTTTGCTTATAGGTGCTGTTGCCTTTATTTATTGGTTGGGCAAGCTCAAGGATTTCAACGAAAACACTGAGAGCACTTATACTTTTGACGAAAATCCTTGA